GTATCCACTTAAAATGTCAACATATTTTCTACTGATAACTCGAAATCATTAGCTAATGTGTAGCTTCATCACGTTTATGTTACCTGACGTATTGTCATTATACGttatataaacttatttatacACATTAGCAATTGCATTCACCGGCGCTTAATGCATAACCACCGTATATCTGCTTTCAACAGGACATCATGACCACAGGCAGTATATAATGTCGTTATGACCAGGAGTGGTCTTGAGATTAGTGAACTGGGCTGCGGATCAAAAGTCCTAAGGTTCGAACCACTGATATGCTACTGAACACATTCCGCACTTTTACTTGtagaaattttataaaagtgacagtcaaccgCGTTCTTTGGCTGAAAGTAGTCACATGTATGTTGAATATATAACTGCTCTCTGATCAACAGTCCTAAATTAGTGATTGTTATACCTAAATTTTTGGATAATTAACCTAGAagtttaaattatgtttcaaataagGTCTAGTCCAGGTTAAAATTAGCTTATTctgatgtgtttattttttggTAGTGACAAGTAGTCATTTTCCAGTGTATATATAATCTTGTTGTGTTTATCTCCTAGTAATAACAAGTGGTCAGTATCCAGACCATAATCatattgtatttatatcttaGTAATGACTAGTGGTTAGTATCTATAGTATGATATTGTGTTTACGTCTAATAACAAGTGGTCAGTATTCGATATATAATTTAGTTATGTGTGGTTTTGATTACACATTGTTCACTAGTCATCGACGCTTAATGTTTAACATTGATGTAAACTAGTTACGTTGATACCTCCATTAAACacagtattttattgtaaattctgATACAGGAAAAACGTCAGATGTCTTCTGTAACTATCATTAAAAAGGGGTAGTTTCttatttataactattaatatgtgatatatatgtatgcaaACGACAAAAAACTCTATATACATGCACCCTTTCATATGATCAAATATCACTTGTTTATGAACGAAAAAATAGCAATTGACCATATAAAAattctagaaaaacaaaaatgtttatttcagatatatttaCAGCCTTCTACCCATAACAAACctattttacaacaataacaaaaaaaacaccagCCCCGAAAATCTCTGAAACCATCAGAGTTATCCTTCAGTTTAAAAGCAAGTATTATAAATTAGTTACAGTAATATGCCTGTAACATGTTATATAAGTTTTACACTTTAAAGAATATCACAAAGCAGAAAATGTATTatcatagttatatatatatatatatatgccattaTAATGCCattaatgctttgttttttgCAAACATTCTTCAACACAGTCCATCATATTTCTTTGTTGTCAAATACTAGACatactagaaataaaaaacaccACCACTTTAAAGCGACTGAAGTGACTTTTGTTTCCTTTCGTTGTTATAGTAATAACTGTGCCCATAACAACAACATAGAAAAATAATTCTCTCACTGCTGGGCAGGTAGTGAAACTGAGATACTCAAAGTATAGTCAACAATTCTTTCTTCAGTTGTAATATCacctaaaattttgaaaaataataaaatcatttgttcttatttttaccaaaacgtgtaagatatatatatatttatttaccaagTTCTGATATGGtttgaaatttaaacatttacagCAAGGGAAAGATGGATTTTTGTCGAAGTTTCTTGTGTTTAATCCAACAAGAGCTTTCAGAGAATAAAAAACTAGACAttgtaatttaacattaaaacagcaacaaatatAACGTACGTAATACAACCATCAGTACTGGCTAGCAACATAAGGCTCAACTCTCGCGTAAATGTCTTCCAATATGAATCCGTTTATCACATTGCGGATGCCAAATTGTTCCAAAATGACCAAATAATGTAGTACGACAACCATTTCACGTTTATGACGGAAAGCTGATTACCTGAAAATGTAGAAATAAGAATATTAGCAGAGAGGAAAACGAACATGGTCGTTAGGCCGACAGTTAAACTATCCTTGTATTTTACCCTTTTGAAATAACGTGTATAGCCAGAATATTTCGCACAGTGTTAGATGTTACGCTCACCAGGTGAAGTTAATTAGATTATTTGATGATATTTCCAGAAAACATTTGCCAATTTTAATTATCGCGCTAAAATCAAatcataaattttaaagtaaaataatgaactaagaaggtaaaaacaacaaaaataattttactttgagATTATTATTGTCTTGCTGTTATAATATTCCAGTAAAATCTTTAATTTCTAAGGGTGTTGAGTTTGTTTTACTTCACCATCGCTAACTGTTTTCTTTATCTTAAATAAAACACGAGAAAGTTCTTATAAAAAGTGAGAGCTAAAAGCTAcacagtttttcttttctctaTCGTTACCGATGGAttaaaaaatgaagataaaacatcACTCAAATTCATTTTACTGTAGTATTCGCATTGAGTttacttttaattcaaatatagcaagttttatgtaatttgttttttaattacagtaGTAATGTAGATAATTTTATAGTGAGGTTaactaaatggaaaaaaaataatttgctaACAGAATCTTGTGCTACAAAAATAATTTGCACTTGAAGTAAGTTGATGCAAGATTAGCAGCGACGATACCATACATAACAACAGAATAAAGCAAACAACACAATGAGATAAGATACTTAAATGGTTACATCGTAAGCAAATGGAACGCTCATTATTcaacatgtaaatgaaaatgagtCTCTCACCTAACTCATTGAGGTTTTCAAACAAACCACTTGGCGAAGTTTAATAAGTCAGTTTCGTCTGAGTCGTACTGATCTACTTCTGAACGACTCCTTTCCGGAGTTGTAGAGTAAGAGAGTTGGTTTCTAGCACTAGAAATAGCTGAGGAAATGTCGTTAGTGGTGCTACCTGGTGATGACGGAGTTTCAGAGCCAGTGCTCCTATTTGGGGATAGCTGAAAGTTGAAATTAAAACGTTCTTGCTGTGGTCCAGATGGTGTCAAGCCTTCTGATTCAAAGCTCGGTGTTGATGAGCCGGTGCAGTAACTCTGGTACACGCTGCAGGTCACAGCGAAGGAATTAGAATCAACATCAGATTTTGTCGCAAGAAAAGTCTCCCCATATCCACTACCACCGTCCTGATCAGTTAGGAGCTCTTGAAGCTGTTTTATGTATTCCACAGCGGATCGTAATGTTTCTACTttgctcatcttcctgtttttgTTACCATTCGGCACGTGCTGTCGAAGCGTTGCGAAACCCATGTTAACAAGTCGCACACGATTTCGCTCGCGTTCGTTTCTTCTAGCAACAGCTGCCGGTCGACACGGTTGCAGAACGTATCCCACTGATCCACATGGTCTTCTCCGTGTGCAGTCTAAATAATCAATTGCATTTTCATGTCGCATACTTGATCTTTCCGAAATTGGAACTTGcacaacataaaaaaacaaacaaaaaaacacacgaCAAATTGAGATAAACACAGTATGCTTATTTATTGCCTGAAGATTTTCAGTATTGTTTTCTTGAGCTTTACGTCTTTCAATATTCCTATCCTGTTCGAGAATCACGTGCCACTCTCGTGAATGCTGGTGTATTACCTCACGTGAATTGGAGCCAAATTACCTTAATCGAATATTAGGACGTAGTGAAAAGTCCTACCGCATTACTGTGAAGAAGTGTGTCGTCCACACGGTTCTTCCCGTTAAAAAACCTTACCCTCATGAATACTAGGCCCCTCCTCCAAGCAGCTGTCATTGTACACTGTATTCGCTCATTCTGCAAATTTCGTGTGCGGGACGCGTGGCCCTGGCAGCATTGTAACAAACAACATGACATTGCTTCAGGGGATCAGACTTCATCCCGCGTGCACGCAAGAAGCCAAGGATGTCGAGTCAGTTACAGCAGTGGTTACAATCTACCCTCATAAGCCTTTCAAGTCTACGAACAAATGTCTaagatataaaactgaaacagCTAAAACCATTGACAGTTACATgttatttgtaacataaaaacaagataatgtctaatgagagagaaaataaataactttttatgcCTAGCAATTTTGTTTCTGTGATTTTTCTTAAAAGTGATCAtggtttgaaatttataaaaaacaatatgttGGCTACATGCCAAGTCCTATGCCGCCGAAATAGGCGATACCGTCAAACATTTCAATGTCATTACGGCACGCGCCCAGCACGAGCCTTTTCGCTTGTCACAGTGACACGTGCCAGAGCTGGTCTGTTTTTTTCTGTTCTACTTGTAATAAAGTCGAGTTTCTTACTCATTCAGCGCCATCTTACGTTTGTTTATTAAATCATGAAACTTAATAGTCTTAATCAGGGAGTATTTACTACTGCCTACAGTAGAGATGGGTCAGATGATTGTTCatctaaatgatattttaaatatatccttAACAGTTCaccagaactttacaatactatgcAGTGTCTCATTTtacaacaatatctatgtaataaaTAAGTGACAAGTTCTGATAACGTCTGTAAACATCACAGAAAACAGTTTGAATTTCTTGGTCTTCTTTCCTCTGcttctttttttattacacaaaaacTCAATAACCAAAACCATGTTGTCAACCATTTTCAGGgaggtgacatagtttcaaacagagtatctgtttttatcagtgtgattaataactagtactaatctttaaaaaaatgattaatctagtgtaaacgatgttatcattgcCCCTTGAAGCTAGCTTTCTTACAGAACTACGGTGTTCCTGTAATAAACTTAAGAACAGGGTGAAATAGAATGAATAGCCATTAACAGATAAACAATACGTTTTACAGTTggaatatcattttatttat
Above is a genomic segment from Tachypleus tridentatus isolate NWPU-2018 chromosome 11, ASM421037v1, whole genome shotgun sequence containing:
- the LOC143232528 gene encoding achaete-scute complex protein T3-like; translated protein: MRHENAIDYLDCTRRRPCGSVGYVLQPCRPAAVARRNERERNRVRLVNMGFATLRQHVPNGNKNRKMSKVETLRSAVEYIKQLQELLTDQDGGSGYGETFLATKSDVDSNSFAVTCSVYQSYCTGSSTPSFESEGLTPSGPQQERFNFNFQLSPNRSTGSETPSSPGSTTNDISSAISSARNQLSYSTTPERSRSEVDQYDSDETDLLNFAKWFV